The nucleotide window TCATCTTTCAGCACCAGCGTCACCGCTTCACCTGCACCGGCTTCCGACAGATCGCCATCAAAGGTCACGATGCGGGCAATGGCCGATTCCACACCCGATGGCAGCACTTTCACACGCTGGCCAACCTTCACGCTACCGGAAGCAAGCGTGCCGGAGAAGCCGCGGAAATCAAGGTTCGGACGGTTAACATACTGCACCGGGAAGCGCATCGGCTGAGTGTCAACCACGCGCTGAATCTCTACGGTTTCCAGCACTTCCAGCAGCGTCGGGCCACTGTACCACGGCATGTTTTCGCTCTGGGACGCGACATTATCGCCTTCCAGTGCAGAGAGCGGCACAAAGCGAATATCCAGATTACCCGGCAGTTGTTCGGCAAAGGTCAGGTAGCTCTGACGGATCTCCCCGAACTTCTCTTCGCTGAAGTTCACCAGATCCATTTTGTTCACCGCCACCACCAGGTGTTTGATCCCCAACAGCGTGGAGATAAAGCTATGGCGGCGGGTTTGATCCAGCACGCCTTTACGGGCGTCGATCAGCAGGATCGCCAGCTCACAGGTGGACGCACCGGTCGCCATGTTACGGGTGTACTGCTCATGCCCCGGGGTGTCGGCAATAATAAATTTGCGCTTCTCTGTGGAGAAATAGCGGTAGGCCACATCAATGGTGATGCCCTGCTCGCGTTCCGCCTGCAGACCATCAACCAGCAGCGCCAGGTCGAGTTTTTCACCCTGGGTGCCGTGACGCTTGCTGTCATTGTGCAGGGACGAGAGCTGATCTTCATAAATCTGGCGCGTGTCGTGCAGCAGACGGCCAATCAGGGTACTTTTCCCGTCATCGACGCTGCCACAGGTCAGAAAACGCAGCAGGCTTTTGTGCTGCTGTGCGTGCAGGTAAGCTTCTACGCCGCCTTCATCAGCAATTTGTTGGGCAATTGTGGTGTTCATGGCGGCTCCTTAGAAATAACCCTGACGTTTCTTCAGCTCCATCGAGCCAGCCTGGTCGCGGTCAATCACGCGGCCCTGTCGCTCACTGGTGGTCGACACCAGCATCTCCTCGATGATCTCCGGCAGCGTCTGCGCGTGAGATTCCACCGCGCCGGTCAGCGGCCAGCAGCCGAGAGTACGGAAACGCACCATCTGTTTTTTGATCACTTCACCCGGCTGCAGGTCAATGCGATCGTCGTCGATCATCATCAGCATGCCATCGCGTTCCAGAACCGGACGTTCTGCCGCCAGATACAGTGGAACGATTTCAATATTTTCCAGATAGATATACTGCCAGATATCCAGCTCGGTCCAGTTAGAAAGCGGGAAGACGCGAATGCTTTCGCCTTTGTTAATCTGGCCGTTGTAGTTGTGCCACAGCTCCGGACGCTGATTTTT belongs to Enterobacter cloacae and includes:
- the cysN gene encoding sulfate adenylyltransferase subunit 1 encodes the protein MNTTIAQQIADEGGVEAYLHAQQHKSLLRFLTCGSVDDGKSTLIGRLLHDTRQIYEDQLSSLHNDSKRHGTQGEKLDLALLVDGLQAEREQGITIDVAYRYFSTEKRKFIIADTPGHEQYTRNMATGASTCELAILLIDARKGVLDQTRRHSFISTLLGIKHLVVAVNKMDLVNFSEEKFGEIRQSYLTFAEQLPGNLDIRFVPLSALEGDNVASQSENMPWYSGPTLLEVLETVEIQRVVDTQPMRFPVQYVNRPNLDFRGFSGTLASGSVKVGQRVKVLPSGVESAIARIVTFDGDLSEAGAGEAVTLVLKDEIDISRGDLLVDAHETLAAVQGAAVDVVWMAEQPLAAGQSYDIKIAGKKTRARVDGIQFQVDINNLTQREVTGLPLNGIGLVDLTFDEPLVLDKYQHNPVTGGLIFIDRISNVTVGAGMVREPNGQAAVPSEFSAFELELNALVRKHFPHWGARDLLGGK